In the genome of Capricornis sumatraensis isolate serow.1 chromosome 4, serow.2, whole genome shotgun sequence, the window CTTGCATTTTATAGCAGATTTGTGTTCCTCAGGGTATTTTTCTTCACATATATTATCACCTTATCGTGATGCAACTTTTATTGGGCAACATTCCCTACCTGGGTATAGCTTAAATAGTGACTCAGGTGGGTAAGGTCTTGTGCACCAGGTATTTCATTAAGTAAGTAGCTGAGTCCCACCCTTTTCCAATTGTGCAGGGTCACTTGCCTACTGGGGAGATTATATCCTTTCTGATATGTTCTCTCTTGTCTTTATTACCCTTATTACCCATAATCCATGCATGTCTGAATAACTAGAATGTAAAAAACAAGTGTTCtaaatgtaattatattttcatgaaataattttaatgtttctgaGAGAGTACCAAGAAGCAACTTGTTTGAATAGGTAACATTATTGCCACATTTAAAGTCCCCTAAAGTATTCAGAAGAAATAAACCTTTCTATCATTTTGGATAAATGTTTGCTGTCCTATAAACTcttcatataaaagttatgtctCTGGGAAACCAATTTATTAACAACTAGAGTAGATTATGTGGTAAGAAGAACTAAGTACTTTAGCAGTCACTATAACGCAGTGTGATATAATCATGAGCCAAGAACTCTTGCCAGGgaaattcttcttttccatttattttcttggaatatAGAAATGACTGTGCTTGATATCTACATTAAGAAACAAGTAAATCAATTTCTCTATGTAGACTTTGCAGCTGTGAAAATGATTTTTACCTCTTTTGCTAGAAATTTGTCTTAAATCTTATACTCTAGAGATTGAAGAAAATGTCCTATGATTATACTGCTGGACTGAGAAAGATCACCTAAGGGAAACCTTGGATTCAGGTCCTGTCTATTATACTTACCCTTTGTCCTTGGCAAAATACCCTCAACTagttgagcctcagtttttctatCTTCAGAAATTCGTAATAGCACACAAGATTCCTTTGAGGGCTCATTtgtgcttctcaaagtgtggaCCAGCAATATCCGTACTACCTGAGAACTAAATCCTTATACCCCACCCAGACTTACTGGGTCAGAAACACAGAGACTGGAGCCCGGAAATCTTTTATaagccttccaggtgattctgatgcatatTAAGATGGAATGTGGGAAAACAGAGACATGAGACAACTTCGATGAAAAAAACACTCAGAGTAGAAGAACAGAGTCCTTCTCTTCTTTGGGTAACCTTGTATAGCTATGTAATTACCTTGCATGGGTGCCCAACCATGTGTTGGATTTTACTACCTCACTCCTGAACACTCTCATGCTCATAGTCCCAGTTCAGGGGAATCCTCAATTCACAAACAGGGATCTATGAGGAATCCCTTTATAAATTGACTTCCTACCTCAAATGTCTATGGGACTTTTGTTGTCAGGTAAGGAATGCACCTGTAGAAGCATAGTACTTTCGTCAggaaaaattacatttatttaggtTGATATTGGGCTTTCCGGGTgggtcacatggtaaagaatctgcctgcagtgcgggagatcagggatcaatccctgggtcaggaagatcccctcgggaagggcatggcaacccactccagtattctttcctggagagtacCATAGATggggaacttggtgggctacagtccatggggtcacaaagagttgacatgactgagcaactaacacacacacacacacacacacacacacacacacacatacacaggttgATATTGGCTGTCGTACTATTTGGTTCAGTACAACAGATTCAGCTATTAAGATATTTTCCTGTTGCATCTTTTGCTTTAACTACAAGATTAAACAATGTGTCTCATCACCAGGGCAAAAAGAAATCACTGCTGTGGCAGCAGCCTGCTCATTAGTTCCTGGATTTTATGCTGAAGTGTGctgttaggaaaaaaatatatatatcaaataaatgaagaattcaTAGTGCAAAAATGGTCTGTTCTTACAAGTgggatatatatgtaattatttgcTTAAATAAAAGTTTAGTGAGTGATAAGCAGGCAGCGCAACCTTCTGAAAATTATCTGTGTTACTTTCCTACAAACCATCCAACTGATTCTCACTTTAAGAATGTATTTTATAAAGTTGTTCAGAAGCCCCCCTCAAGATTATCTTCCTTAAGGGCCTGTTCGAGGATAGAGCATTCCTGGATACTTGACAGGCTGATAGCATAGCCTGTAGCTGGACCAAGACGTTGTCCACTTCTACACCAGAGTCAGCCTCGTCTCAGGCATAATTGTGAGGATGCCAAGTTTGCCTTTAATGTCTCCAGCTTCTTCCCTTCACAGCATCTCTGCCTCCAAGGCACACTGCACTTATCTCTTTCTCTTATCAAAGCTATTTTCAGGAAAGGAGTGAGTATTCTACCTTGTTGATTGCCATTAGTCTTAAGGAATTGCCACCTTCCAGGGACAATTGTTTTAATTTCAATTGAGCAAAACCTTAAGGCAAAATATTGGTTCCCAATGGATGGTCCCTGAAACAGTAATCTCAGCATCTCTAGCATACTCGCTAGCTATGAAAAGTCTCAGGACAGAAACTCTGGAATGAGGCCACCCATCTACATACTCCAAAGTTTGAGAAGCCCACTGATCTAAAGCAGAAACTCTAATTAGAGTGACTGTAGGCATCAGCTCTCTGCAGTCTTTAAGACTGGGGTCCCTTCTTGATACCTCCTAAATCATATTCTGTCTCTTACTATCCATGAGATTGTTTGCACCTGGTACACTTTCTTCAGTAAGTCTGCCCACTGAGGCAGGAATATCAGAATCTACCCAGTAAAATAAGATAGAGACATTTAGTTTATCCAACAGATAATATACCTCTGTAGATTACTAAAATCAACTTTTCAATCTAAGATTTCAACCTCTTGGATCATTGACACTATGAATAGACAATACttgaaaatatgctttaaaaaaatctaaaagtacAAGAGTTGGAATAAAACACCCACATTattgaaacaacaacaaccacaaaagaaGATATAGAGTTAACTTAATGAGTATCTTAGTCAATGACACACCCTGATGGTTACTTACTTCTAATCTTGTTGTGATCGAGATGAAGGTGCTGCAGATGAGCACTGATTTTGGGGACCTTTGTGAGTCGATTGTGAGACAGTTGAAGATCTAGAATTGATGATACATTAAAACCACTAGAAGGAAGGCCAGCATCAGATAATTTGTTGTGGTTGAGTCTCAGGAAGGCCACTTTAGGAatcacattaaaataattttctggtaTTCCTTCAATGGAATTGTTGTCTAAGAACAGCTGCATTGTATTGGCTGGTAATCTTGGTGGCATATTCCTCAGGGCATTCTTAGCCATGTTTAGCTGCATGAGGTTCTTGAGTCCCTTAAAGGTGTCTCTTTGAAAGGCATTGTCTAATAGCTTATTGTGCTGCAGGTCAAGAAGGGTCAGGTTCTCCAGATTGCTGAAAGTCCCTTGAGGAATTCTGGACACCTTGTTTCTAGCTAATTGTAATTGTTCTAAGCTTCTTGGCAATGGAGAAGGTACCTCCTCTAGCTCATTATCttccagaaacaagaaaagcagcTTCTTCAGTTGGCTCAGGGCTCCCTTTTCAATTCCATAGTTGGttattttgttcttgtttagGTTTATCCATCTCAGCTGGGTGGCATTCTCAAATGGCTTCTCAGGAATGGTTTCTATCAGGTTGTTTTCAAGATAAAGGTACCGGATCCTTGATGGTATAGCAGGGATTTCTTTGAGACCTCGGTTTTCACAGTACAGAGCAGTGGGGAAACTGGGGGGACAGAAACATTCTCTGGGACAATCGAAATCATGCATTGTCCAGTCCTCTGGATCACTTGCCTCATAGACCTGTCTCACACTTCGAGTCCACACCGTATCTGTTACGAATAACACCCAGATGATGAAGCAGATTGTGGTTGCCATTATAGTATCTAGAGTAAGAGATTTAAAGAGTTTGACCTTTAGGTAACTGCGTGCACCAAAATGATCGGTAAACATAGCTTCTTTggtgagtggggagggagggagggaaagacttGACAGCATTTGATGCATACTTATCAATCATTACCCATCTATTTAGTGAGCACTATCTGCAAAGCATTTTCCAAAAGTGAAACTGACTCACCAACTTGTAACTTTCCAGTTTTAACACAATCACGATGGAAACTGAGtaacaaaaagcaaattttaggAACTCTAAGTGCTCTTCCATTTCAAGCTATTTAATACAAGGAAGTTAACTGAAACCCAGagttgaacacacacatacaaaaaagtgACCTTTTAATAACTCAAATTTAGAGTCTACATTGTTCCTAAGAAATAGGCATATGCTTTTACTTTTGCTCCTAAATGAGCAGAACATCTGGgtgagatttcccaggctctTTGGCCCTTGAACCAAAGAAACAGCGAGATCAAAGAACATTTCagcagttttgtgtgtgtgtgaagaaggTTTTAGGATTTGAAGAAAAGTATGTGATTAATCGCTTGCTCTGTTGCCCAGCTTCTCaggtaagttttatttggggggtttaggaaaatatttctaatattttaatacaAGATCAGGCTGTTTAGCCAAGAAATCTGGATTATGAAACTCTCTCTAGATAGCTATAGGTATAGACATAGATACAGATATAATCACACTTATATAAGTGGCATTGCTATGGtcagcaagaaagaaaacaaaagaacatgCTTAGGGCACAGGTGATCTCCATAGTTTCAGTATGGCTGCTAACAAGCATAAGTTAACACTTACTGATATGTGAGACATTTAAAAGACGGAAATCCTCCCAGCTGAGTATCAGCAAGGCTATGGGAACAAAGAACTATCCTAacgtgaaaaaaatgtatatatgtgtgtgtgtgtatgtgtgtgtgtatatctatataaCAGTAACATTCTGACCAAGGTACATTTAGTTCAAACCCTTGGTAATGAAGACCAAATAAATTTTACTGCTTTCttaggaaaagacaaaatgagCATCATTTAGAAATGCTAATCTTTTGATTTTGCCACTAAATCAAGGCAAGCGCAGAGCTGCTTCCTCGAGCTGTCAAATTTCTTGTGATTGCAGAATGCTCCTCTGGTCATCCTccagaaacattaaaatattatttttttttttcagaataggGATTTGCTTTAGTTACTGACGCTGTAACCCTGCCTCAGATGAATCATAACTTTGAATTCTTAACTTTAAGAGTTacgaaaattttaaaaaataatttaccttGCTGTCCAGGAATGTATCGCTTGAGTCCTGTGTCTGGAGCTGAAGTTTGCTAAAAtcagttaaggaaaaaaaagaaaactttgactaagggaatttgtttttattttatgctgtCAAGCCTCCCGTGAGGAAAAAATACAACCTCCTCTGACCGGCCACCATGAACACCTTTGATCTATTGTTTCCACTTTGACAGAGCCTCAGAACACCGCTTACCTCAGCTCTTGGatcttcttcttccctttctattGGTCACTGCTCACTCATAGTAATGGACTGACCCAGGCTCCACGCTGGTGTTTTTATAAATCCTCCctaatatatatgcatccatgGCTCCAGCTTTAACCCCTCCAACAACCACAGCACTTCCGTACCCAGGCAGCCCAGCACAGAAAATTCTGACTTTAATCTCAAGAACCCATAACAAAAATTCAGTGTCATTTTCAAACTCTGAGCTCACAGTCCCAAAGATATCATAATGCGGTGATCTGGAGTAACAGCAAGAAACTAAAAGCAGTTTTAATTTCAAGTACAAcaaaaaagagattttaaagcatttttctttttttaattggatacaAAGAAATAAGGGCCAATGTCTTCTTTATATGGAAaccttttactcatttttttcttgtataaaACAGTTGCTGAAATTCTATTTAGATATATTGATTTTGATAAGggaaaaagagatagaaaatatatttgagaaatttaaaaatgaaatctggaAAACTCTACCTGATTTTGGCACTAAATATGCTGTTATGCTTTGTTTTATAGAAGTAattcttctgtctctctttcataTTGGGAGCTTTATTCCAAATAGctattaaaataagattttttttctctttataacagATGTTTTGCATTTAGGGCATTATAGGACCTTATGCTGcactcttttgtttctttagcatatAAGTTTAGGATAATGTTTCTTCTAGTTCTtgtatttgaggggaaaaaaaagttatgcctcttaaggaaagacaaaaattttTGAGAATCTCATTTTCAGATGTTATCCTGTTGATTGATTACAATCATTGTGTTTTCTAAATCTATCTCATTCTGAGAAAAGAAACGTGTACTGATATGACTTATTTGACACTACTCAGGCAAGTATTATCAGAGAGGGAACACAGTGAAGAGCAGAGAGCACTGGACTCACAAAACTTCTTCTGAACCACTTACTTCCTTTCTCTTAAACACAGTCTTGTCAGCTACAACACAGGGCTGGACCCCCTTACAAGTCTGTTGTAAAGGATAGGAAA includes:
- the KERA gene encoding keratocan → MATTICFIIWVLFVTDTVWTRSVRQVYEASDPEDWTMHDFDCPRECFCPPSFPTALYCENRGLKEIPAIPSRIRYLYLENNLIETIPEKPFENATQLRWINLNKNKITNYGIEKGALSQLKKLLFLFLEDNELEEVPSPLPRSLEQLQLARNKVSRIPQGTFSNLENLTLLDLQHNKLLDNAFQRDTFKGLKNLMQLNMAKNALRNMPPRLPANTMQLFLDNNSIEGIPENYFNVIPKVAFLRLNHNKLSDAGLPSSGFNVSSILDLQLSHNRLTKVPKISAHLQHLHLDHNKIRNVNVSVICPSTPTTLPVEDSFSYGPHLRYLRLDGNEIKPPIPMDLMTCFRLLQAVII